A genomic region of Salinibacter pepae contains the following coding sequences:
- the gyrB gene encoding DNA topoisomerase (ATP-hydrolyzing) subunit B, with the protein MSETTDLPDRAISDYAASNIQVLEGLEAVRKRPSMYIGDVGLRGLHHLVYEVLDNSIDEAMAGHCDEIGVEIYKDGSVSIEDNGRGIPVDQHPAEDRSALEVVMTVLHAGGKFDKDSYQVSGGLHGVGVSVVNALASRFEVTVWRDGSVWEQNYLCGVPEDPVRRVRPMEAGEETGTRIRFWPDGDIFKTTEFRFETLSDRLRELAFLNAGVRIRVEDHREEDEGLARETYHSEEGIIGFVDYLDEARDSILDETIYIAETDGEVPVELAMQYNDEYNKNVLSFVNNINTHEGGTHVTGFRRALTRTLKRYAQKNDMLSDLKFDLSGDDFREGLTAVLSVKVAEPQFEGQTKTKLGNSDVQGIVESLINTELGRWLEDHPDQAERIIEKVIQAAEARAAARKARELVQRKDAFSGGSLPGKLADCSSRDPEDGELYLVEGDSAGGSAKQARDRHFQAILPLRGKILNVEKARLDRILEHDQIQNIVTALGTGLTSTEEEFNMNEMRYHKIVMMTDADVDGAHIRSLLLTFFYRQLRPLIEKGNIYIALPPLYRIQNGSQEIYCWSDEEMQTRMAELRADGNSPSMQRYKGLGEMNPEQLWTTTMNPETRKIQQVTIQDAAAADRLFSTLMGDSVEPRREFIERNAKYATIDA; encoded by the coding sequence ATGAGCGAGACCACCGACCTTCCGGATCGCGCAATCAGCGACTACGCGGCGTCCAACATCCAGGTGCTAGAGGGCCTGGAGGCCGTGCGCAAGCGCCCCTCCATGTACATCGGCGACGTAGGCCTGCGGGGGCTGCACCATCTCGTCTACGAGGTGCTCGACAACTCGATCGACGAGGCGATGGCCGGCCACTGCGACGAGATTGGGGTCGAGATCTATAAGGACGGCTCGGTGTCGATCGAGGACAACGGGCGCGGCATTCCGGTCGACCAGCACCCGGCGGAGGACCGCTCGGCCTTGGAGGTGGTGATGACCGTGCTCCACGCCGGGGGCAAGTTCGACAAGGACAGCTACCAGGTGTCCGGCGGGCTGCACGGGGTGGGGGTGTCGGTCGTGAACGCGCTGGCCTCCCGGTTTGAGGTGACCGTCTGGCGCGACGGCTCGGTCTGGGAGCAGAACTACCTGTGCGGGGTGCCGGAGGACCCGGTGCGCAGGGTGCGCCCGATGGAGGCGGGGGAGGAGACCGGCACGCGCATCCGTTTCTGGCCGGACGGGGACATCTTCAAGACGACGGAGTTTCGGTTCGAGACGCTTTCGGACCGCCTGCGCGAGCTGGCCTTCCTGAACGCGGGGGTACGCATCCGCGTCGAGGACCACCGCGAGGAGGACGAGGGCCTGGCCCGCGAGACGTACCACTCGGAGGAGGGGATCATCGGGTTCGTGGACTACCTCGACGAGGCGCGCGACTCCATTCTCGACGAGACGATCTACATCGCCGAGACGGATGGGGAGGTGCCGGTGGAGCTGGCCATGCAGTACAACGACGAGTACAACAAGAACGTCCTCTCCTTCGTCAACAACATCAACACGCACGAGGGGGGCACGCACGTCACGGGCTTCCGGCGCGCCCTGACGCGGACGCTGAAGCGCTACGCCCAGAAGAACGACATGCTGAGCGACCTCAAGTTCGACCTGTCGGGCGACGACTTCCGGGAGGGGCTCACGGCGGTGCTCTCGGTGAAGGTGGCGGAGCCGCAGTTCGAGGGCCAGACGAAGACGAAGCTCGGCAACTCGGACGTGCAGGGCATCGTCGAGTCGCTCATCAATACCGAGCTGGGCCGCTGGCTGGAGGACCACCCCGACCAGGCGGAGCGCATCATCGAGAAGGTGATCCAGGCGGCGGAGGCGCGGGCGGCGGCCCGCAAGGCGCGCGAACTGGTGCAGCGCAAGGACGCGTTTTCGGGGGGCAGTCTGCCCGGCAAGCTGGCCGACTGCTCCTCGCGCGACCCGGAAGACGGGGAGCTCTACCTCGTGGAGGGCGACTCGGCGGGCGGCTCGGCCAAGCAGGCGCGCGACCGCCACTTCCAGGCCATCCTGCCCCTCCGCGGCAAGATCCTGAACGTGGAGAAGGCCCGTCTCGACCGCATCCTGGAGCACGACCAGATCCAGAACATCGTCACGGCCCTCGGGACCGGCCTCACGTCCACCGAGGAGGAGTTCAACATGAACGAGATGCGGTACCACAAGATCGTGATGATGACCGATGCGGACGTGGACGGGGCCCACATCCGGTCGCTGCTTCTCACCTTCTTCTACCGCCAGCTGCGGCCCCTCATCGAGAAGGGCAACATCTACATCGCCCTGCCGCCGCTCTACCGGATTCAGAACGGCAGCCAGGAGATCTACTGCTGGTCCGACGAGGAGATGCAGACGCGCATGGCCGAGCTGCGGGCCGACGGCAACAGCCCCAGCATGCAGCGCTACAAGGGCCTCGGCGAGATGAACCCGGAGCAGCTCTGGACCACCACCATGAACCCGGAGACGCGCAAGATTCAGCAGGTGACCATCCAGGATGCCGCCGCGGCCGACCGGCTCTTCTCCACGCTCATGGGCGATTCGGTGGAGCCCCGGCGCGAATTCATCGAGCGCAACGCCAAGTACGCGACGATTGACGCGTAG
- the hflX gene encoding GTPase HflX — protein MFTPEHKTEDAETAIIVGVITPQESRWEVRDHLNELEHLARTAGADVTDRLTQSLNSPSPATFIGSGKVKELARLTKERDSDLVIFDDELSPVQVKNIEKKIDCKLLDRTGLILDIFASRAQTRAAKTQVELAQLGYLRSRLTRRWTHLSRQEGGIGTKGPGEKQIEMDRRIIDKRMAKLREKLDEIDRQRTTQRKGREGYTTASLVGYTNAGKSTLLNALADEDLEAEDRLFATLDATTRTVELDSNKEVLMSDTVGFIRKLPHRLIESFRSTLDEVRESDVLIHVVDVTHPNYEEQMRVVAETLGELEARDKPTLVVFNKIDAMEDRTLLRRLRRNHPDAVFASALRGIGLETLKEDLLDLIEQDYVERVAYIPVSEPEVIAQVHRLGDVIEESYEYAENGGLESLNGEVEGAQAVARIRFRAAPRNDARLQEALDPRGALRPAATEEPVLNA, from the coding sequence TTGTTTACCCCTGAGCACAAGACCGAAGACGCCGAAACGGCCATCATCGTCGGGGTCATCACGCCCCAGGAGTCGCGCTGGGAGGTGCGCGATCACCTCAACGAGCTGGAGCACCTCGCCCGCACGGCCGGGGCCGACGTCACCGACCGGCTGACGCAGTCGCTCAACAGCCCGAGCCCGGCCACCTTCATCGGCTCCGGAAAGGTGAAGGAACTGGCGCGCCTCACAAAAGAGCGGGACTCCGACCTCGTTATCTTCGACGACGAGCTGTCGCCCGTCCAGGTTAAGAACATCGAAAAGAAGATTGACTGCAAGCTGCTCGACCGGACGGGGCTTATCCTCGACATTTTTGCCAGCCGGGCGCAGACGCGAGCGGCCAAGACGCAGGTGGAGCTCGCGCAGCTCGGCTACCTCCGCTCCCGCCTCACGCGACGCTGGACCCACCTCTCGCGGCAGGAAGGCGGGATCGGCACGAAGGGGCCCGGCGAGAAGCAGATTGAGATGGACCGTCGCATCATCGACAAGCGCATGGCGAAGCTGCGCGAGAAGCTCGACGAGATCGATCGGCAGCGCACGACCCAGCGCAAGGGCCGCGAGGGATACACCACCGCCTCGCTCGTCGGCTACACGAACGCGGGCAAGTCCACCCTCCTCAACGCCCTGGCCGACGAGGACCTCGAGGCCGAAGACCGCCTCTTTGCCACGCTCGACGCGACCACCCGCACCGTAGAGCTGGACTCGAACAAGGAGGTCCTGATGTCCGACACCGTCGGGTTTATCCGGAAGCTGCCCCACCGCCTCATCGAGAGCTTTAGAAGCACCCTCGACGAGGTGCGCGAGAGCGACGTGCTCATCCACGTGGTGGACGTGACGCACCCGAACTACGAGGAGCAGATGCGGGTGGTGGCCGAGACCCTGGGCGAGCTGGAGGCCCGCGACAAGCCGACCCTCGTGGTGTTCAACAAGATCGACGCGATGGAGGACCGGACGCTGCTCCGCCGCCTCCGGCGCAACCACCCGGACGCGGTGTTCGCGTCCGCCCTGCGCGGCATCGGCCTGGAAACGCTGAAGGAAGACCTCCTCGACCTCATCGAGCAGGACTACGTGGAGCGGGTGGCGTACATTCCGGTGAGTGAGCCGGAGGTCATCGCGCAGGTGCACCGGCTCGGCGACGTCATCGAGGAGAGCTACGAGTACGCCGAGAATGGGGGGCTGGAATCGTTGAACGGGGAAGTGGAGGGGGCCCAGGCCGTGGCGCGCATCCGTTTCCGTGCCGCCCCGCGCAACGACGCCCGCCTCCAGGAGGCCCTGGATCCCCGCGGGGCGCTCCGGCCGGCCGCGACCGAAGAGCCGGTCCTGAATGCCTGA
- a CDS encoding CBS domain-containing protein, protein MKVREAIHAPTPALQSSDSVEKALGLLMEHHVRHLPVVNEDGRLAGIIAEERLMDADGPASSIGALLVGRPVSVPPDAHIFDAARTMVKHDLSTVPVAGSDGQYHGLLRRHDIFDQFAQMLSTRERGAILALEVDPRDYALSKLIHVIEQNEAKVLAVASELPETSTDDIRITLKLNVKDTSRVRHVLEHNDYHVVAAFGEEGEELEELVDEFVRYLEV, encoded by the coding sequence ATGAAAGTACGAGAGGCGATCCACGCCCCCACCCCCGCCCTCCAGAGCTCCGACTCGGTGGAAAAGGCCCTGGGGCTGCTCATGGAGCATCACGTGCGTCACCTGCCGGTCGTGAACGAGGACGGACGGCTGGCCGGCATCATTGCCGAGGAGCGACTGATGGACGCCGACGGGCCCGCCTCATCCATCGGGGCGTTGCTCGTCGGGCGGCCCGTGAGTGTGCCGCCGGACGCGCACATCTTCGACGCGGCGCGCACGATGGTCAAGCACGACCTCAGCACCGTGCCAGTGGCCGGTTCGGACGGGCAGTACCACGGGCTTCTCCGCCGGCACGACATCTTCGACCAGTTTGCGCAGATGCTGTCCACCCGCGAACGGGGGGCCATCCTGGCCCTGGAGGTCGACCCGCGCGACTACGCCCTGTCGAAGCTCATCCACGTCATCGAACAGAACGAGGCGAAGGTGCTGGCCGTGGCCTCGGAGCTGCCGGAGACCTCGACGGATGACATCCGCATCACGCTCAAGCTCAACGTGAAGGACACCTCCCGCGTCCGGCACGTCCTGGAGCACAACGACTACCACGTCGTGGCGGCCTTCGGGGAGGAAGGCGAGGAGCTGGAGGAGCTGGTCGACGAGTTCGTGCGGTACCTGGAGGTGTAG
- a CDS encoding glycoside hydrolase family 13 protein: MRRLLAAVLVLFACPALVLAQAPEIDRIDPPFWWVGMERPTVELMVYGNNLADTRVQLGEHPGVTLDRVTEVENPNYLFVRLRIGDAATPGTVPLRFRHDAGTLTRSFELRPRRTGTYAQGFSSKDVIYLLMPDRFANGAPENDSIPGFLEGVDRSDPDARHGGDFAGVREHLDYIDDLGMTALWMTPIFENDMPPEYGAYHGYAATDMYRVDPRFGSNDTFRRLVESAHERDLKVIMDMIHNHIGDRHWWMDDPPTGDWVHDFDTHGTTNYEGAAVIDPYASTHDREQLTDAWFVPSMPDLNQDNELLATYLIQNTLWWIESTGIDGIRMDTYFYADKDYMTRWTSAVLEEYPDFNIVGESWVPTVPHEAYWQDDFQAHPDDYDSDLPSVTDFPLSFAMQDAFAPDGGGVYDLYRTLAQDHVYPAPNKLVTFLDNHDLTRFFSVVDEDEDAFKLAYAFLMTTRGIPQVYYATELMQPMLDVEGDGAKRPDMPGGWPGDARSVFTEEGRTARENRAHDFVTTLTTWREDADVVHHGGLTHYIPQDDTYVYFRHDADDTVMVVLNDAEESRTLALDRFEERIQAHTAGRDVISGATVALGDSLTVPARTPMVLELRE, from the coding sequence ATGCGACGCCTCCTCGCCGCCGTCCTTGTCCTTTTCGCCTGCCCCGCCCTCGTTCTGGCACAGGCGCCCGAGATCGACCGCATCGACCCGCCCTTCTGGTGGGTCGGCATGGAGCGCCCGACCGTGGAGCTGATGGTCTACGGCAACAACCTCGCCGACACCCGCGTGCAGCTCGGCGAGCATCCCGGCGTGACGCTGGACCGGGTGACGGAGGTCGAGAACCCCAACTACCTTTTCGTTCGCCTCCGCATCGGCGACGCGGCCACGCCCGGCACGGTCCCGCTCCGCTTCCGCCACGACGCCGGGACGCTCACCCGCAGCTTTGAACTCCGCCCGCGCCGCACCGGCACGTACGCCCAGGGCTTCTCCAGCAAGGACGTGATCTACCTCCTCATGCCGGACCGGTTCGCAAACGGCGCCCCCGAGAACGACTCGATCCCGGGCTTCCTGGAGGGGGTGGACCGCTCCGACCCCGACGCGCGCCACGGCGGGGACTTCGCCGGCGTCCGCGAGCACCTCGACTACATCGACGACCTGGGCATGACGGCCCTCTGGATGACGCCCATCTTCGAGAACGACATGCCCCCCGAATACGGCGCCTATCACGGCTACGCGGCCACCGACATGTATCGGGTGGACCCGCGCTTCGGGAGCAACGACACGTTCCGGCGGCTCGTGGAAAGCGCCCACGAGCGGGACCTGAAGGTGATCATGGACATGATCCACAACCACATCGGCGACCGGCACTGGTGGATGGACGACCCGCCGACCGGCGACTGGGTCCACGACTTCGACACGCATGGCACCACCAACTACGAGGGCGCCGCCGTCATCGACCCGTACGCCTCCACCCACGACCGCGAGCAGCTGACGGACGCCTGGTTCGTCCCCTCCATGCCCGACCTCAACCAGGACAACGAGCTGCTCGCCACCTACCTGATTCAGAACACGCTCTGGTGGATCGAGTCGACCGGCATCGACGGCATCCGGATGGACACCTACTTCTACGCCGACAAGGACTACATGACACGCTGGACGTCGGCCGTGCTGGAGGAGTACCCCGACTTCAACATCGTGGGCGAGAGCTGGGTGCCGACCGTGCCCCACGAGGCCTACTGGCAGGACGACTTTCAGGCCCACCCCGACGATTACGACTCGGACCTGCCGAGCGTCACCGACTTCCCGCTCAGCTTTGCGATGCAGGACGCCTTCGCCCCCGACGGCGGGGGCGTCTACGACCTCTACCGGACGCTCGCCCAGGACCACGTCTACCCCGCGCCCAACAAGCTCGTGACCTTCCTCGACAACCACGACCTCACCCGGTTCTTCTCCGTCGTGGACGAGGACGAGGACGCCTTCAAGCTGGCGTATGCGTTCCTCATGACCACGCGCGGCATCCCGCAGGTCTACTACGCCACCGAGCTGATGCAGCCGATGCTGGACGTGGAGGGCGACGGCGCGAAGCGGCCCGACATGCCCGGCGGCTGGCCCGGCGACGCGCGGAGCGTATTCACCGAGGAGGGCCGCACGGCCCGCGAGAACCGGGCGCACGACTTCGTGACCACCCTGACGACGTGGCGCGAGGACGCCGATGTGGTCCATCACGGCGGCCTCACCCACTACATCCCGCAGGATGACACCTATGTTTACTTCCGCCACGACGCCGACGACACGGTAATGGTCGTCCTCAACGACGCAGAGGAGTCGCGCACCCTCGCCCTCGATCGCTTCGAGGAGCGCATCCAGGCCCACACGGCGGGGCGCGACGTGATCAGCGGGGCGACCGTGGCGCTCGGGGACTCCCTCACGGTGCCCGCACGGACCCCGATGGTGCTGGAGCTTCGGGAGTGA
- a CDS encoding glycosyltransferase family 2 protein, producing the protein MEAPAPQHSPPDSRDPDLSIVVPAYEEAQSLPELADGVRAACEEAGLSFRLWIIDDGSRDETWEVVRGLCEDDPRVAGVRFRRNYGKSAALAVGFDRVQGRYVATMDADLQDDPDEIPALIDKLEEGGHDLVSGWKKDRKDPLRKTLPSRFFNWVTRLFSGLPLHDFNCGLKVYRRPVVKSIDVYGELHRYIPLLAKWEGYDRVAEKEVQHHPRKYGTTKFGVERFVQGFLDLITVVFLTRYAVRPMHFFGSMGTAAFALGFLVSLWLSFDKLVLGHPIGDRPLLLFGVLLILFGSQMFTTGLLGEMIIRPRMEDPSTYEVAEATGLADEAAEVLEG; encoded by the coding sequence GTGGAAGCACCCGCTCCCCAACATTCTCCGCCCGATTCTCGGGACCCGGACCTGTCCATCGTCGTGCCGGCGTACGAGGAGGCCCAGTCGCTCCCCGAGCTGGCCGACGGGGTGCGGGCGGCGTGCGAGGAGGCGGGGCTCTCGTTCCGACTGTGGATCATCGACGATGGGTCGCGGGACGAAACCTGGGAGGTGGTGCGGGGGCTTTGCGAAGACGACCCGCGAGTCGCCGGCGTGCGCTTTCGCCGTAACTACGGCAAGTCCGCGGCGCTGGCCGTGGGGTTCGACCGGGTGCAGGGGCGCTACGTCGCGACCATGGACGCGGACCTGCAGGACGACCCCGACGAAATTCCGGCCCTAATCGACAAGCTGGAGGAGGGGGGACACGACCTCGTCAGCGGGTGGAAGAAAGACCGCAAGGACCCGCTCCGCAAGACCCTGCCCAGCCGCTTCTTCAACTGGGTCACGCGCCTCTTCTCCGGCCTCCCCCTGCACGACTTCAACTGCGGCCTGAAGGTCTACCGCCGCCCGGTTGTGAAGAGCATCGACGTCTACGGCGAGCTGCACCGCTACATCCCGCTCCTCGCCAAGTGGGAGGGGTACGATCGCGTCGCCGAGAAGGAGGTGCAACACCACCCCCGCAAGTACGGCACCACCAAGTTCGGGGTCGAGCGCTTCGTGCAGGGCTTCCTCGACCTCATCACGGTCGTCTTTCTCACCCGCTACGCCGTGCGGCCCATGCACTTCTTCGGGTCGATGGGCACCGCGGCGTTTGCGCTCGGCTTTCTGGTGAGCCTGTGGCTGTCGTTCGACAAGCTTGTGCTGGGGCACCCGATCGGGGACCGCCCGCTGCTGCTGTTCGGGGTGCTGCTCATCCTGTTCGGGTCGCAGATGTTCACCACGGGCCTGCTGGGCGAGATGATCATCCGGCCGCGCATGGAAGACCCGTCGACGTACGAGGTGGCGGAGGCGACGGGTCTCGCCGACGAGGCGGCCGAGGTGCTGGAGGGCTGA